DNA sequence from the Acidimicrobiia bacterium genome:
AAAGGATGGATGGAGGAAGAACTCGACCTGCTCGGGAGAGATCCTTTGCACGGCTTCATTGCGGCTGATTAGGCCTTCGTCAGCGAGATCGACCGCGATCTTGACGGCGGCCTGCGCGGTCCGTTTTCCGTTGCGCGTTTGCAGAATCCACAGGGTTCCTCGTTCAATGGTGAACTCCATGTCTTGCATATCGCGGTAATGACGCTCGAGGGCAAGCGCGATGGATTCATATTGGTTGTAGAGAGTGGGCATTTCGATCGCCAGTTGCGACATCGGCTTGGTGACCCGGATGCCGGCAACGACGTCCTCGCCCTGGGCGTTGGTGAGGTAGTCGCCCTCCAGGCCCGGTTCGCCGGAAGTGGCGTTTCGGGACATGGCGACCCCGGTCGCCGAGTCCGATCCCATATTGCCGAAAACCATCGCCTGTATGTTGACGGCCGTCCCCAGATTGTGCGGGATGTTGGCGGCGTTGCGGTAGTCGCGAGCGCGTTTCCCGTCCCAGGAACGAAACACGGCTTCGATAGCCAGGCGGAGTTGTTCGAATGGGTCATCCGGGAAGGGACGACCGGAAAAGCGTTCAACGATCTGTTTGAACTCCGTGGTGATTGCTCGCAGGTCATCGGCTGTGAGGTCGGAGTCTTCAGCGACGTCGCGGTCGTGACGGTACTTGGCGAGTACCGCTTCGAAGGGTTCGTCTCGTACGCCCAGCACGACCGATCCGAACATCTGGACCAATCGCCGGTAGGAGTCATACACGAAATGTGGGTCGTCGGTAAGGGCGATGAGGCCCTCAACCACGGTGTCGTTGATTCCGATATTCAGGACGGTGTCCATCATGCCAGGCATCGAGAACTTGGCGCCCGATCGGCAGGATACGAGGAGAGGGTTGGTGGCATCACCGAATCTCTTGTGGCTGGCCGCTTCAATCTGTTCAAGGGCGCTCGATACCTGGTCAAGCATGTCGGGTGGGAAGGTTCCGTCGGTTTCGATGTAAGCGTTGCAGGCGGCAGTGGTGATCGTAAAGCCGGGGGGTACCGGCACTCCGATGCGGGTCATATCGCCGAGATTGGCGCCTTTACCTCCGAGTAGGCCGCGGACCGACTCCCAGTTCCCATCGCAGAAGGATTCGGCGGTTTCTACCTCACTAAAACCGTACACCCACCTGGTCATTTCAGAACTCCTCAATCAGACAAGATCAACTGCAAGTGTGTCTGTTTTGGGGTTTGCGAGTCCAGAGGCGTCGGTCACGACCTGCCTGCCGGATGTCCCCGTCGCGCCAGACGAACGTGGAATTGCTGCTGAGGGGGCGTACTTCGGGGTCCAAGCGGACCTCGGGGGCCTGCTTCGGATGAGCTGTCTAGGCCAGGGTGTTTTCGATGGCGATAATCGTCGAGCGCAGACTGGCCCGGTCGAATGGGTTCAGAGGGGTCTTGTCTTCGAGCTTGCGCTCAAGCTTGTCGATGAGGCCAATTACATGATCGGCGTTCTCGTGGAGCGGGGCGGCGTGGCGGCCGATATCGACGAGAGTGCGAATCGTTGTTTGGTCGTCACGACCGGACGGATCGTAAGTCGGGGCGGGTCCAGTCGACAGGGTCCACATGAGGTCGGCGAGATGGTCGGCGAATCCGACCATCTTTGGATAGTCGAGCTTCCCGGGGCTGTCCTGGGGTGTGTGATAGTGACGATCGCGACCCGTCGTATAGAACAGGAATGGGATGCCGGCCCGTTCGAACGCATAGTGGTCGGAACGTGGTGGAATGACGTCGGCATCGAGTCGCCGGGGGAGAACCCGGTCGTCGAGTGCAGCCAGTTCATCGACGACCCCGCCCAGCCCCGAGCGTTCAGCTCCCAGCACAAATACCGTTCGGCGGACACTGTCGGGAAGGCTGTCAGGGCCGAGGGCATGGCCGATGGTGTCAAGACAGACCATGGCGTCAACACGATTGAGATCCACCGACGGCCGGTCGACCCAATGCACAGAACCCATGTCGTCCGTACAGAAATACGGTGGCTCTTCGGCATCAAACGAGCAGATGAGTACCGACCGATCGAGGTTGTTGAGCTCGGTGAGTTGGCGGGCGACGTCGAGCAGAACCGCCACGGCTGCTGCGTTGTCGTTGGCCCCGGGGTGAACCCGTCCGAAGTATTTGCCGAGGTGGTCATAGTGGGCAGCCACCATCACATAACGGTCGGAGTTCGGCCCGCTGCCGGGGATGGCCCCGATCAGGTTGGCGC
Encoded proteins:
- a CDS encoding pyruvate, phosphate dikinase (catalyzes the formation of phosphoenolpyruvate from pyruvate), whose translation is MTRWVYGFSEVETAESFCDGNWESVRGLLGGKGANLGDMTRIGVPVPPGFTITTAACNAYIETDGTFPPDMLDQVSSALEQIEAASHKRFGDATNPLLVSCRSGAKFSMPGMMDTVLNIGINDTVVEGLIALTDDPHFVYDSYRRLVQMFGSVVLGVRDEPFEAVLAKYRHDRDVAEDSDLTADDLRAITTEFKQIVERFSGRPFPDDPFEQLRLAIEAVFRSWDGKRARDYRNAANIPHNLGTAVNIQAMVFGNMGSDSATGVAMSRNATSGEPGLEGDYLTNAQGEDVVAGIRVTKPMSQLAIEMPTLYNQYESIALALERHYRDMQDMEFTIERGTLWILQTRNGKRTAQAAVKIAVDLADEGLISRNEAVQRISPEQVEFFLHPSF
- a CDS encoding M28 family peptidase produces the protein MPDMHKRAAIMAQQVEHLASDAMEGRATGTEGGRMARRFVEDGFADLGLVQAGDDGTYSHHISAVGGANLIGAIPGSGPNSDRYVMVAAHYDHLGKYFGRVHPGANDNAAAVAVLLDVARQLTELNNLDRSVLICSFDAEEPPYFCTDDMGSVHWVDRPSVDLNRVDAMVCLDTIGHALGPDSLPDSVRRTVFVLGAERSGLGGVVDELAALDDRVLPRRLDADVIPPRSDHYAFERAGIPFLFYTTGRDRHYHTPQDSPGKLDYPKMVGFADHLADLMWTLSTGPAPTYDPSGRDDQTTIRTLVDIGRHAAPLHENADHVIGLIDKLERKLEDKTPLNPFDRASLRSTIIAIENTLA